Proteins from one Thiomicrorhabdus sp. genomic window:
- the secY gene encoding preprotein translocase subunit SecY has translation MNSSIASSGMSDLKNRILFVLGALIVYRLGTHIPVPSIDPIALAAMFEQQKGTILDMFNMFSGGALERLSIFALGIMPYISASIIMQLLTVVSPTLEQLKKDGEQGRRKITQYTRYGTVVLATFQALGVAIALESQNVNGMAVVIDPGLLFRLTAVVTLVGGTIFLMWLGEQITERGIGNGISLIIFAGIVAGLPSALGGTFEQVNTGAMHAITVFILLALIFAVIAFVVFVERGQRRIPVHYAQKMRGRKLYGGQETHLPLKLNMAGVIPPIFASSIILFPATLGGWFGSAEGLGWLKDIATTLSPGQPLYVLLYALAIIFFCFFYTAIVFNPNETADNLRKSGAYLPGIRPGAQTARHIDGILGRLTLAGAIYITAVCLLPEFLILYWNVPFYFGGTSLLIIVIVVMDFMTAVQAQMQSSQYEGMMKKAKLKGK, from the coding sequence ATGAACAGTTCAATTGCATCATCAGGTATGAGTGATTTAAAAAACCGGATTCTATTCGTTTTAGGTGCTTTGATTGTGTACCGTCTCGGTACTCACATTCCAGTACCTTCAATTGATCCGATTGCCTTGGCTGCAATGTTCGAACAGCAAAAGGGCACCATCCTGGACATGTTTAACATGTTCTCAGGGGGTGCCCTTGAGCGTTTATCCATCTTTGCTTTAGGGATTATGCCGTACATTTCTGCATCGATCATCATGCAGCTATTGACGGTAGTGTCTCCAACTCTTGAGCAGTTGAAAAAAGATGGTGAGCAAGGACGTCGCAAAATCACACAATACACCCGTTACGGGACAGTGGTCTTGGCGACCTTCCAGGCTCTCGGCGTTGCCATAGCGCTCGAATCACAAAATGTTAACGGTATGGCCGTTGTAATCGACCCGGGTCTGCTTTTCCGCTTGACTGCGGTTGTGACACTGGTCGGCGGTACCATTTTCCTAATGTGGTTGGGTGAACAGATTACCGAACGCGGTATCGGAAACGGTATCTCGTTGATTATTTTTGCAGGGATTGTTGCAGGTTTGCCGTCCGCCCTTGGTGGAACGTTCGAACAAGTCAATACCGGAGCGATGCATGCGATCACCGTATTCATTCTGTTGGCTTTGATTTTTGCAGTAATCGCTTTCGTTGTTTTCGTTGAACGCGGACAACGACGCATTCCTGTTCACTATGCACAAAAAATGCGTGGCCGTAAGCTGTACGGCGGTCAGGAAACGCATTTGCCGTTGAAATTAAATATGGCAGGGGTTATCCCGCCGATCTTCGCTTCAAGTATTATCCTGTTCCCGGCAACCCTGGGTGGCTGGTTCGGGAGTGCTGAAGGTCTGGGTTGGCTGAAAGACATTGCAACCACTTTGTCTCCAGGGCAACCGCTTTATGTGTTGCTCTATGCCCTTGCGATTATTTTCTTCTGCTTCTTCTATACCGCGATTGTTTTCAATCCGAATGAAACAGCAGATAACTTAAGAAAGTCAGGTGCTTATTTGCCTGGCATCCGTCCCGGCGCGCAAACTGCACGTCACATCGACGGTATTCTCGGTCGCTTGACACTGGCCGGGGCAATTTACATCACTGCTGTGTGTCTATTGCCTGAGTTCTTGATTTTATACTGGAATGTTCCGTTCTATTTTGGAGGAACATCACTGCTGATTATTGTCATCGTCGTTATGGATTTCATGACAGCGGTTCAAGCACAAATGCAGTCCAGCCAGTATGAAGGCATGATGAAAAAAGCGAAATTAAAAGGTAAATAA
- the rpmD gene encoding 50S ribosomal protein L30 produces the protein MSDKKLKVTLVKSTIGRLPAHKACVSGLGLRKMHQTVSVIDTPENRGMINKVSYLLKVEEA, from the coding sequence ATGTCAGATAAGAAACTGAAAGTTACTCTGGTAAAAAGCACCATCGGGCGCTTGCCAGCACACAAAGCTTGTGTATCTGGTCTTGGTCTAAGAAAGATGCACCAAACAGTGAGCGTTATTGATACTCCTGAAAATCGTGGAATGATCAATAAGGTTTCCTATTTGCTTAAAGTAGAGGAAGCATAA
- the rplO gene encoding 50S ribosomal protein L15 yields MQLNTLQPAEGSKSARKRVGRGQGSGWGKMGGRGHKGQKSRSGGMPKIGFEGGQMPLQRRLPKIGFTSRKSSYVTEIRLDTLANIEADVIDIAALKAADVIGEKIKVVKVVNSGEITKAVKLSGIKATKGAQAAIEAAGGTVEA; encoded by the coding sequence ATGCAACTAAATACTTTACAACCAGCAGAAGGTTCAAAATCTGCTCGTAAGCGTGTAGGTCGTGGACAAGGTTCCGGTTGGGGTAAGATGGGTGGCCGTGGTCATAAAGGTCAAAAATCTCGCTCCGGCGGTATGCCGAAAATCGGTTTTGAAGGTGGGCAGATGCCTTTGCAGCGTCGTTTGCCAAAAATCGGTTTTACTTCACGCAAGTCTTCTTACGTGACAGAGATTCGTCTTGATACTTTGGCGAACATCGAAGCTGATGTAATCGATATCGCAGCGCTTAAAGCCGCTGATGTTATCGGTGAGAAGATCAAAGTGGTTAAGGTTGTTAACTCTGGTGAAATTACCAAAGCGGTAAAACTATCCGGAATCAAAGCGACTAAAGGTGCCCAAGCGGCGATTGAAGCAGCAGGCGGCACAGTAGAAGCTTAA
- the rpsK gene encoding 30S ribosomal protein S11, giving the protein MAKANSRVKKKAKQVVTDAVAHVHASFNNTIVTITDRQGNALCWATSGGSGFRGSRKSTPFAAQVAAERAGQMAHDYGVKNMEVMVKGPGPGRDSAVRGLHSAGFKITSISDVTPIPHNGCRPPKKRRV; this is encoded by the coding sequence ATGGCTAAAGCAAATTCGCGTGTTAAAAAGAAAGCAAAACAGGTCGTAACGGATGCCGTTGCGCACGTTCACGCTAGTTTTAATAACACAATTGTAACGATCACGGATCGTCAAGGTAACGCATTGTGCTGGGCAACTTCTGGTGGTAGCGGTTTCCGTGGTTCTCGTAAGAGTACCCCTTTCGCTGCACAGGTTGCTGCAGAACGAGCAGGTCAAATGGCTCACGACTATGGTGTTAAGAACATGGAAGTTATGGTGAAAGGTCCTGGACCTGGCCGTGATTCTGCTGTTCGTGGTCTTCACAGTGCTGGTTTCAAAATTACATCGATCTCTGATGTAACTCCGATTCCTCACAACGGATGCCGTCCACCTAAGAAACGTCGCGTTTAA
- the rpsM gene encoding 30S ribosomal protein S13, which produces MARIAGVNIPVNKHIVIGLTSIYGIGSTTAKAICAAVNLEPSTKVRELTEDQLEALRSEVTKYKIEGDLRREVSMNIKRLMDMGCYRGIRHRRSLPLRGQRTKTNARTRKGPVRPIKR; this is translated from the coding sequence ATGGCTCGTATTGCCGGCGTAAACATTCCAGTAAACAAGCATATTGTTATTGGATTGACTTCGATCTACGGGATCGGTTCAACCACTGCTAAAGCGATCTGCGCTGCAGTTAACTTGGAACCGTCTACGAAAGTTCGAGAACTAACTGAAGATCAGTTAGAAGCACTTCGTTCAGAAGTAACAAAATACAAAATTGAAGGTGACCTTCGTCGTGAAGTTTCCATGAACATCAAACGCTTGATGGATATGGGGTGCTACCGTGGTATTCGTCACCGTCGTAGTCTGCCTCTTCGCGGACAGCGTACAAAAACCAATGCACGTACTCGTAAAGGTCCGGTTCGACCTATTAAGAGATAA